The Orcinus orca chromosome 20, mOrcOrc1.1, whole genome shotgun sequence region TAACTCGCCCAGAGAGGGCGGGGGCCGGTAGCCGCCCCGCCCCGCGGGGCGCCTTGGGCGGGTCTCAGCAGCGCCCACTGCGGCAGCCGGGCCGCATGTGCCGCCCATAACACACGGTGTCCCGCCTAAGCCGAAACGCGTCTGCCGTCGGTCGGTGAGTGTGTGCGCTTCGTCGGTCCGCGTGTGTCTGTCTGGTCGAGCACACTCTCCCTCTGCGGCCATGACTCCGCCGCCACCCCAGCCACCGCCCTCAGGCCCGAACCCCGCCGCAGACTCCGCTGCCGACCCCCGTCCCGGGCCTGGACCCCTGGTCGTACTGTTCGGGGCCACGGCGGGTGCGCTGGGGCAGGACCTGGGCTCCGACGAGACCGACTTAATCCTCCTAGTCTGGCAAGTGGTGGAGCCGCGGAGCCGCCAGGTAGGGTGGAAAGAGGGCGGTGGGATCTCCAGGGAGCTTCAGGATCCGAGGGGCGCAGCGGCTGATCGGTTTTCCCCGCCGCTCGCAGGTGGGGACATTGCATAAATCGCTGGTACGCGCCGAGGCGGCCGCGCTGAGCCCGCAGTGCCGCGAGGCGAGCGGCCTGAGCGCCGACAGCCTGGCGCGGGCCGAGCCGCTGGACAAGGTGCTGCAGCAGGTGAGCGCTGGGGCCGGGGTGAATGGAGGCCCGGCCGGGCTGCAGGGACATTTCTCGGCGGTAGAGGCGGCAGGAGGCGAGGCCTGGCGCACCACAACCAACTGGCCGGGGCGGTAGGACGGGTTCCTGTTGTTTGAAACTTTCAGGGACtcccgtgtgtgcgtgtgtccgCGTGTGCCGGCCATTCCTAGGGGGGCGTCTTTTCAGACTTTCCAGTGGTCCACTCCTACTGAGGGGGTGGAGATGGAGGCTGCGAGACCCCTCCCAGAGTCCCCGGCCTGCGGGAGAGCTAGACTGAGACGCCTCTGGGGACCTGCCCGGCCAGGTCTCTCAGAACAGCAGCCGGAAGCTGAAAGGGCCGAGGGGCCCAGACTTGGCCATAGGTCACGGTCCCTGCTGCCTGCGTCCTCGGCCCACCCATCCGCCAGGAAGACGCTGGAGCAGGGGCGTAGGGCGGTTTCTGCCCAGGAGGCAGGCGCCGCCAGGTGTAAGCTGCTCGTCCAGGCCTGTCTCGGCCGGCTGGCCAGGCGTGGGCGCTGTCCGGACCCCGCCTGGAGGCTACCTGCCTCCTGAGTGCAAAGGCCTGGGGTGCCTCCCGGCCCTGGCTGAAGTGGGAGTCGGTTCCCTTTGCTGTTTTTCTTATCTTCATTACTGGGCTCACCCTGTGCCTGACTCTTGAGTGGAATGAGTGAAAGTGCTTTACTAGCACAAGTTCTTTCATCGTCCAACAACTCTGGTGGTtcctgatgaggaaacaggcacagattGTAAAGCTGGGGTTAGAAGAGGTTCTTGGGCCTGTGGTTTGTGCTTGTACCAGTTCTCCAGCAGGGgtagaggatgggggaggggcaaggcaGCTTTCCGCCCCCTCTATGAGCAAACAACTCAGTGCCAGCCGGTCGATAAGATCTGGGTCAAAGCTCATGCTGCCCCTGGCGTCCAGGTGTGGAGCTCTGTCAGTTCTGTCCTTGGAGTTTCTCTGCCCCTCAGTTGGTCAGACCTAGGGGCGGGGCTGCCATTGACCATGAGCAGGCCGGGCCTCAGGCAGGACTGGGCCTCCCCCACCTGAGGGTGGTGCCTGGTCAGGGACAGGTTTAACCTGCTTTGCCCCGCCCTTTCCCACCTGGCTTGTCCTACTCCACCAGGTGTTTGCTCTGGCCCCATTCCAGACTCCTGGAGTGTGTGTGATGGGGGCTTGGGTGATATGTGACTGCTCCCATTTGGCCTGGAGAAGGTGACAGTGGACTGGGGGAGAAGGAGGACACAGAGCCAGGCCCAACAGGCATAGCCACCTCCTCCCCAGGCAGGGTAGGGCTGAACATCTGGCTGAACCAGCTTTGCAAGCCTgcgccctccctccccctgcccgccTAGCTGTgagtccctctgtctctctccgcTCCCTATTCCTAGTTCTCACAGCTGGTGAGCGGGGATGTGGCTTTGCTGGGCGGGGGCCCCTACACGCTCTGCACTGATGGGCAGCAGCTGCTGCGACAGGTCCTGCACCCTGAGGCCTCCAGGAAGGTATGCCACCACTGAGGGCACAACAGGGGGTAGGGTTCCTAGGACCCCTCTTGTCacgggggtgggcagggcagctCAGTTTCCCCCATTCATCCCCATTCCCATGTGCCCCCAGAACCTGGCGCTCCCCGACACCTTCTTCTCCTTCTACGACCTCCGCAGAGAGTTCCACGTGCAGCACCCGAGCACCCACCCTGCCAGGGACCTCACTGTGGCCACCATGGCACAGGGTATCTGTGACCTAGCAGGATTACGGTGGAGGGGCGGCTGTAGGCTGAATGTCTCTGAGTATGTGCATGCTGGTGGGTTGAATGAACACATGCAAGTTTACATTACCTGCTGAGTCCCTGACTGCATGTCTCTGTGCCTGTGCACATTTGGAATGTGGGCATATGTCTACATATGTCTGGGCTGGGGATCTTTAAGAGGATCCATGAGCTGGGCCAAAACAAATGTGTTTGCCAGGATTCTGCATGTGTCTGTGTAGGGGACTTGAACCTCGGTGGGACATGCTAGTTGCCCTCTCATGCTGGGATTTCCTCACTGTGAGTTCTCTGCTCATAGACTTGGGGCTGGAGACGGATGCCACAGAGGACGATTTTGGGGTGTGGGAAGTGAAGACAATGGTAGCTGTCATCCTCCACCTGCTTGATGGACCCAGCGGTAAGGTTCCTCTCACCACCTTTCACCTGTTCTCAGGGCTGGGTGACTGCCTGCCTATTACTTCCTCCAAGTTCCCCTCCCCATTTTTCACCTCTGAGAGACCACAGGTGAAAGCCCCTTTGTTACCTCCTCATCCCCCTCAACTGTCCTCTTTTTGCAGCGCTTGGTGGGGAGACCCCCCTCCACCAGACCCTGCTGACCCCCATGCCATCTCCTCTCAGGTCAACTGTTTTCGAAGCCCGAAGTGGTAAAGCAGAAATATGAGACAGGGCCTTGGTGAGTgagggggcagggttgggggtgaCACCAGCTGGACAGCTCTGACTGAGCCCCGCCCCACAGCAGCAAGGCCGACGTGGTGGACAGCGAGACTGTGGTTCGGGCTCGTGGGCTGCCCTGGCAGTCATCAGACCAGGACGTGGCTAGGTTCTTCACAGGGCTCAATATTGCCAGGTGGGTACAGCAGCACGGGTGGACCCAGGAGGGCAGGCCTACCCAGGAGGCACTAACGCAGTACTGGCTCCACAGGGGTGGTGTAGCACTGTGCCTCAATGCCCAGGGCCGCAGAAATGGTGAGGCCCTCATCCGTTTTGTGGACAGCGAGCAGCGGGACCTAGCACTGCAGAGACACAAGCACCACATGGGTGTCCGCTATATTGAGGTGGGGCCCTGGGCTTGGGAGCGGAGCAGGGCAGAGCTGAGGCCAGGCAAGCATGAAACTCATGGGCTGTTCCCACAGGTATATAAAGCAACAGGAGAGGAGTTTGTAAAGATCGCAGGGGGTGAGTGTGCTCCCAACAGCATCTAGATCCCCCTGGTTCTTGATCCATGTCCTGCTTCCCCGACGCCCCTTGCCTTTCTGCTCCCATGTGTGCTAGGTGTGGGTGGGTATTTGGAAGGGCACAAATGAAGTCAGTAGGTGACTCCCACGCCCCCCACCAAGGCACTTCACTAGAGGTGGCTCGTTTCCTGTCACGGGAAGACCAAGTGATCCTGCGGCTGCGGGGACTTCCCTTCTCGGCTGGGCCAGCAGATGTGCTAGGCTTCCTGGGGCCAGAGTGCCCAGTGACTGGGGGTGCCGATGGGCTGCTCTTTGTGCGCCACCCTGACGGCCGGCCCACTGGTGATGCCTTTGCCCTCTTCGCCTGTGAGGAGCTGGCACAGGCTGCATTACGCAGGCATAAGGGCACGCTGGGTAAGCGATACATTGAACTCTTCCGGAGCACTGCAGCCGAGGTGCAGCAGGTGAGCCACCCAGGGCTCCCCCTACCCCCGTGTGCTTCTCCAGGGTGTCCCTTCCATGCCCTCCTTGGCCCTGCCCTACTTGGCATAACCAGCCTGCTGCTTCCTTCCTTACTAGGTCCTGAACCGCTATGCCTCCAGCCCACTCCTTCCCACACTGACTGCTCCACTGCTGCCTATCCCCTTCCCACTGGCAGCTGGGACCGGGAGAGACTGTGTACGCCTTCGAGGCCTGCCCTACACAGCCACCATCGAAGACATCCTAAGCTTTCTGGGGGAGGCAGCGGCTGACATTCGGCCCCATGGTGTGCACATGGTACTCAACCAGCAGGTAAAGCTGCGTCCAGTGGGGGAACACACTTAGTTACAGAGGGGTGTGTGATTGGAAGGCATTTTTGTACACGACAGACTGCTTACAAGATGGTGTGCACAGGGCCGGCCGTCGGGTGATGCCTTCATCCAGATGACATCAGCAGAGCGGGCCCTAGCTGCTGCTCAGCGTTGCCATAAGAAAGCAATGAAGGAACGCTATGTGGAGGTGGTCCCCTGCTCCACAGAGGAGATGAGCCATGTCCTGATGGGGGGCACCTTGGGCCGCAGTGGCATGTCCCCTCCACCCTGCAAGCTGCCCTGTGAGTGTCCCAGGGGGCTGGGGAAGAAGGAGGCATGTGGGGGCCAGGATGTTATAACCCTCACTTTCTACGGTGGGGACTCCCTTCTGGCTGCCCCACCCAGGGCAGTGCTGGGCTCCCTGCAGATACGCTCTCTACTTCTGCCTCTAGGCCTCTCACCGCCCACCTACGCCACCTTCCAGGCCACCCCAACACTCATTCCCACTGAGACAGCAGCTCTGTATCCCTCTTCAGCACTGCTCCCAGCCGCCAGGGTGCCCGCTGCCCCCACCCCGGTTGCCTACTACCCAGGGCCAGCCACTCAACTCTACATGAACTACACAGCTTACTACCCCAGGTACCCTGCTGCTAAGATTACTTCACAGTCTTGCCCCCTTGTCCTGGTTTGGGGGAGGATCATGATCCCCTTCCTGGGCCAAATAACTCAAGGTCTGCTGGAACTTCGACTTTACTCTGAGACGACAAGGGAGTGACAGATGTGGGCTGCCTGATGCCATCTACAAACTAGAACAGAGATGACTCTGTAGAGACAGGGGTATTAGGGAGGAGGAAATGAACCAAACACAAGGCAGAGGCAAGGGAAGAGGCAGGTAGGTCTTGGTCTAGGCCACAGGTGGCACTGCACTACTAAATCCCTGCCTTTCCTACCCTAGCCCCCCAGTCTCCCCCACCACTGTGGGCTACCTCACCACGCCCCCTGCTGCCCTGGCCTCTGCTCCCACCTCAGTGTTGTCCCAGCCAGGAGCCCTGGTCCGTATGCAGGGTGTCCCATACACAGCTGGTATGAAGGATCTGCTCAGCATCTTCCAGGCCTACCAGGTGAGGTGTGGCTGGAGGGCTTGGGAACCTGGCTGAGCCTGGAGCTCCCTGCCTAAATAATCTGTCACTTCTGCAGCTAGCCCCTGATGACTACACCAGTCTGATGCCTGTTGGTGACCCACCTCGCACTGTGCTACAGGCCCCCAAAGAATGGGTGTGTTTGTAGGTGAGGGAGCCAGGAGGTAAGAGCTGGCTGATGTCCTCAGCTAACAGGACTCTCCTGCATCCAGAGAACCAGCGCCCTCAACCTGGTTGGTAGCTTCTTTCTGGCTTGTCAAAATTCTCAGAAAGCCCCCAGAGGAGCTCAAGCCCCAGCTCCATCCCCCCTACTTATTACTCTGCGTGTTCATCCCAAAGATGATGGCTGGACCCTGaatgcagggctgggggtggaatGTCACCACCCTGCTCCCAGTGGTCTGATCTGGGCCTCTTAAGTAGCAGAGAGCCTTTGTTCTGTTTTGGCTATGGTCCATGCCTACAGATTCCATAGGGCTGATGTCCATAGCaggcttgctttctttttaaaaaatgtaaaccctGGTGCCTTCAGCGTATGACTCCAGGGGGCTTCTGAGTAAAGATCCCAATGTTCTACCTTCCCCTGTCCCTTCTGGTGGGGGGCAGAGAGCGCTGGCCCCAGTCCCCAGGATACTGACCTCCATGGTCACATTGCACCAGGGGTGGTCCCACCTAAGGATGCTAGCCCCCCTCTAGCTTGACACAAAGAATAACAGATGGCAAAAATCACAGGCTGTTTTGATGGACTGCATTGCAATATCCTCAGAGGACAATAGGGGGCAGGAGGCCCTCACACAAAAACTCAGGCTTGACTTTTAAAGGGACTTCTGCCTACTTTTCATGCACACCTTGGGCAGGTCAGTTGTCCTGAACTCAGCAGACACCTTGGAATGTCCTTTGCACCCATTAGAGGGTGCTGAACTGAAGCTTCGGAAGGAATTTGGAACTCTACCCTCTCCTCCGTAAAATAAACAAAGGTTCCCAACCAAGTGGACTTTTTAAAAGCCAAAGTGCCCTTCACTTTGGCACAGAGTGAGGGGCTCCACACCAGCCCTATGCAGAGGAACACTCAGGCAGATTTCAAGGAGACTGTTGACCTGTCACCGTTTATTATTTCAGCACTGTAACTGAGGAGCCTGAATTGCTGGCTCTTCTTCCCTTTGTATTTGTGTAAGGAGCACTGTACTCctataaaaggttttaaaatacaaaatgtacAAGAAAACACAATGTCAAGTGCTGTAAACATAACTGAGAATCAGTTCCTTAATTGAACATCatccattttataaaatacaagGTTTCAACTTGAACCCATCTGAACCTTACAGATGACCATCTGTTCTGATTATCAAAAACAGGGCTTTACAGCCAGACTCAGCAGAGCTCTGGTGATAGTGGCTAACCCTGGGCAGGGGTGGGTTGCACCCCGGGCAGCAGCACCACACTTGAACCCAAAAACATCTGTTCCTAGCTGTTTTCAGCCACGTTTCTCTGTGCATCTCCAGTAAGCAGAAGGCTGCTCATCCCATTCCTCAACCCAAGATATAGCATGGGttggagggggaaggggtgggtccTAGCACATGCCCAGTTGCTCAGTGCTGTTACTAGAAATCAATTTGCATAGTCCAATGGATGTGTGCTGTAACACCACTATGTTGCACAAAAATTAAGGTATTTAtctacaaaaccaaaaaatactgTCTTTTACACCAAAGCTTTTACAAAGCTGATACAAAACTGCTTACATAGTATACAaagctctattttaaaatttaatttttattttaaataggaaaGAGCATTTCTAGTGCTACAGGCATCAAGGTATTTAAAAGGCATCAAAATTTGGTGCATAGCAACTCTGTATCATAGAGGCTTTTATTCTTGAGGGCAGCAGAGCAACCCCCAAAGGGTCTTGCAAGGGAAGCTCTTGCAAGAACCCCATGTGAGGCAGCTACACCAGGGACAAGAGGGTGGAGGCAAGTCTGGCCAACTCTCTGGAACTTCATCTAAAGGCGGCCAGCCACCGCAAACCCTCCAAAGGAAACTCTGGGCTTCCAACCACAGGCCCTGAAGCAAATCTCACTATCCACACTGTGACACAAAACTCACTTTCAAAGAAAATGTGACAACACCAGGCTCCAAGAAGGACTAGAGTGATTTGCTGAAGTACAAGCATTTTTTTCTAACTAATTTTAGGGAGAAATCTAAAACATCAtggattaaagggaaaaaaaaaaaaaaaaaaaaggaccttacTTCCTCATCCTGGTTCAATAGCTCCTAACTGGTTGACTAGAGGTGGTAGGCAATGAGCTGGCTCCCTCCACCCAGGCCTCACTTGGCCTCAGTAGACAGTCCTGGCATCTAGGACCCACAATCCCCTGCAATAATAGCATCAAGCCTTTGACCAGCCCAGCACACTGTCTCACATGTAGGCACTCAGAAAATTTGCTTCCTGAATAAAAGTacatttcatttgaaaacataCTGCAAACTTCAGGGGTGTTGAAATAGGCCCAAGCCTTGGAACAGGAAACTAATCCCATTAAGGGGAGGGGTAAGGGCAAGGTTTGAAAAGAGCACCCAAGTCGGGCACCTCCTTTGGTAGACAGCAGGCTGGAGTTTCTTGCTGGCCCCGCCTTGGGCACCAGCCTTACCAGCAGCACCACCAGGACATCTTTGGTGTGGAGGGTCAGGTTTAGAATGCTATCTCAGTTTTGGAATTGCCTCAAAGCCTTTTAGAAAAAGGCTGTTTTTTAGGCCATGCAGATGGGAGGGTAGGCCAGAATCATTTTAGGCTGTAAACAGAATGAGGGAAAAGCCTTCCATGCCAGTGTAAATCTTAAATGCGTCCCATCTGGAATCCTGAATGTTCTCTGTTCCTGTCTTGAAGCATAGCTCATTTGTACTTAGCTTCTGACACAGCCTGGCCTCTAGAGAAGCTAGAAGCAGCAAATTTGCCTAAACAAATCATCACAAGATTGTGGCAGCCAAATGCAGATGCTTCCACTTGGAAAAGGTCTGGGACCAGAGGACACAAAAGGGAAGAGTACTCCACAGTCTACCTGTATGTAGGATGGCAGGAAATTAAAGCTACCAAGCTAAGAAACCCCACCTTTCAAAGTTCCCTTACATGTAGTTATCTTACCCAAGGCCctgaggaaaaaaagcaatttcaACATGGAGACAGCATGGAGAGATTGCAGGAAGATTACCTAGAAAGTTACAAAAATGCTATGCTCTGGAATGTCATTGTATATTCCAACACTTCAATGATTGGAATGGTGTCATTTTATCTAACAGTTTACTTTTATAAAGAGGTATGAGCTACATTTGGCTTTACTTCCTATGAATCTATGAAAGGCTTCAGGACACATGCTGAGTTTCCGAGGCATAGGTGTGGGCTTgggggaataatttttttttaatgtttgcctcTGGAAGGTTTTATCAAAagtttctactttaaaaatatcaaagctAAAGAGTCCTTCAAATGACAATAAAGCAGTACAAATCACCAATCCTAGCTAAGCAACCAGATCACCTGCAAAAGCAGCACCTCTGAAATGGAGAGCCTGCTGCATTCACACTCAAAGCACCCATCATATAAAAGTAtcctatttaaatataaaaagcaaagctCATTTCCCCAAAGATCAGACAGCCTGTGCTGCTCCTGTTCTTTTACAAAATCTACACAAGGCCTGAGTTGGAGGAATGCTGCTTTCCCCACATATGGTGATCCCAACTCCTGGCTCCATCCTGAAGGTTGCAGAGTTGGAAGCCCAAGGTCCAAagagagaaacatgctgagaagTACATGATGGTGGACACAAGGCTGCAGTGAACGCTGTTAGAGCCCGTCGGATCTTCCTAAATCCAGGGAATCAGGACCTGGGAGGGGAGCCTGCCTGCTCGCCCCTGTTCCTTGGGAAACAGAAATCTGGGACATGTCTCTCCCAATTACCTCGTTCACTGAAAAACAAGAAAGGGAAGAGTGATTAGTGACCTCTGTGTGACTGACCATATGATGCTCAATGCCAAGCACTATTTCaaagacattttttccctttccattgcTTTCTATAAAGATAAAGGCAGTGCTTGAAGTCTGCTCTTGAACTGGATGGCAACATCACTCCAAAAGTTGttccagaccccccccccccacctttcagTTCAATTTTGTTTGGGAAGGGGAATGGCTGAAGGAAATGGTAAACGTTCTTACCCTCACTCTAAAGGCTCTTGCTCTAGCAGAGGATAGGATACTTTTGAAATGTGTTCACCTTAATCTAACTTTTccttaatttcatccttttaggAGGGTTTTCCCTTTCTGATTCCTGCACTGCACCTGTatataaagtaaatgaaaataagtgCTTTGATGAGAgtaaaccactgagatttgggggttattTTGTTACCCTATGCTAATGCAAACATCCTTTATCATGTGGGGgcatttgtattatttctgatCCTTTCAGAACAGGCTCTTGATTTTGTTGGTTTCTATGATGTGCCAAGCACCTCAGGAAGCACCACAGTCTTCTGTGAGGTCCAGTGCAAAGAGTTTTAATCTTAAGGAGCCAACATAGACGGGAACACCCCAAATAAGAAACTTTAGTTCTCTCACCATGAGAACTCTTTGCTTTGAAATGAAAATTCTTTGCTTTATCAACTAAAGATTCTATtctaattccactcctaggcatatactcAAGAGAACTGAACACATACATCCATATAAAAACTTGTACTCAAATGTTCAtaccagcattattcataatagctccaaagtggaaataacccaaacgtctaccattaatgaatgaataagcaaaatgtggtctattccacaaaatgaaatattattcagacttaaaaaaagaatgaagttctaatacatgctacaacatggatgaaccttgaaaacatgctaagtgaaagaagccaaacacaaaacatcatatattgtttgattccatttatataaaatggccagaactgacagaaaataaatagatgGTTGCCAGGAGTaatgggaaggaaggaatggggagtgactgctcaggggtatggggtttctttctggagtaatgaaaatgtgtaaaaattaGATACtgatgatgattgcacaactctatgaatatactaaaaaaccaatgaaCTGTGTATTTTCAAGGATGAATTTTATAGtaatgaattatatctcaatacagctgttataaacaaaaatagaccaagacaaaaaaaaatctctataatTAGCATTTGAAGTGATCATAGAGCAAAGGAGACACTAATGATTGTTTAAGAAATCTtcaaggacttctctggtggtgcagttgttaagaatccgcctgccaatgcaggggacacaggttcaagccctggtccgggaagatcccacatgccgcggagcaactaagcctgtgtgccacaacgactgagcctgcactctagagcccgcgagccacaactactgagcctacgtgccacaactactgaagcccgcgtgcctaaagcccgtgctccacaacaaaagaagccaccacaatgagaagcccatgcactgcaacgaagagtagcccccacttgccgtaaCTAGAGAGAAAGCAcacgtgcagcaacagagacccaacgcagccaaaaaaaagaaaaaaagaaaagattaaaaaaaggaaaagaggacttccctggtggcacagtggttaagaatctgcctgccaatgcaggggacacaggttcgggccctggtccgggaagatcccacacgccgtggagcaactaagcctgtgtcccacaactactgagcctacactctagagcccacgtgccacaactactgagcctgtgtgccacaactactgaagcccacgtgcctagagcctatgctccgcaacaagagaagccaccacagtgagaagcctgtccaccgcaacgaagagtagcccccactcgccacaactagataaagcctgtgcagcaacgaagacccagcgcagccaaaaataaataaattttaaaaaaagaaaagaaatagcttcaaacccctttaaaaaaatcttcaaatattaacatctaatcttttttttaaattaattaattagttaattttttgggctgtgttgggtcttcacttctgtgcgagggctttctctagttgcggcgagcgggggttactcttcatcgcggtgtgcgggcctctcactgtcgcggcctctcttgtcgcggagcacaggctccagacgcgcaggctcagtagctgtggctcacgggcccagttgctccgcggcatgtgggatcttcctggaccagggctcgaacccgtgtcccctgaactggcaggcagaatctcaaccactgcgccaccagggaagccccccatccaATCTTTTTATTGTTTAGGTAGTTAAGAAAAAATTCTTCAAACTCATATACTCATCATGGCTATAAGGAGAATGGAACTAACATTcgctccacaaatatttattgggtatcCATGGGTTAACTTTACAATCGAAATTTATATCTTATTTCAGTTAAATCTTCACATTATTTTAAGATCACTATTACCCCACTTTACATATCAGTTAACAGAGGCTTTGCCAGTTCACACAATTTTCTTAGTAAATGGTAGAATCAGTTTCAAAACACCTGTTCAACTTCTTGAAGGCCAAAAGAGTAGAAGAGCATGGAAATCATTTAGACAAAGATAATGCAAAGGACCTGGACAAATGTGGTGCTCACAGTGAGTGTGGTGATgataagaagagggaaagaggaaaggattGATTCGCCACTACCACCAACGTTTTAAGTCTAGGAAGAATAGTGCTGTCACTACTAGAAATAAGCTGAGGAGGAATATAGAGGAGGAAGGTGGTAGGTTAGGTCTGGAATTGGATTTGGAAATTAGAACATCCAAATGGAAAAATCCTATGGGTAAGGGACTACACTCAATGGTCAGAGCAAGAAGAGATGTATGTACCTTCTTACTAGAGACCTGGAAGTATGGGAGCAGTTTCATAGTTCCACTGAGGAGCAAAAGGCTGAAGAAAAAGTGGGAGTAGCCTGTGATCTGATGAGAAAATAGGACCTGGGAGAGCAAATATGTAAGCAAAGGAATGGCCTGGAAATTAGGTTTAGCTTGAATACAGGCTCTGCCACTAATTCCATGTGtgtccttggacaaattacttcatATATCTAAGACTCCCATTTCCTTAGCTATACAATGATGGTGTTAAACTAATAAGGTCTCTTTAACTGTAGAAGTCCGTGATTTGTCATCAGACAAATTTTCAAGTGGCAGTACTCAGAAGGGCAAAGAAGTGAAGGATAAAAAtttggcttgggcttccctggtggcgcagtggttgagagtccgtgtgccgaggcaggggacaagggtttgtgccccagtccaggaagatcccacatgccacggagcggctaggcccgtgagccatggccgctgagcctgcacgtctggcgcctgtgctccgcaacaggagaggccacaacagtgagaggcccgcgtaccgcaaaaaaaaaaaaaaaaaaaaaggaagtgggactagtaaagcaattatattccaataaagatgttaaaaaaaattttttttagggcttccctggtggcgcagtgattgggagtccgcctgccgatacagggggcgcgggttcgtgccccggtccgggaggatcctgcgtgccgcggagcggctgggcccgtgagccatggccgctgggcctgcgcgtccggagcctgtgctccgcaacgggagaggccgcagcagtgagaggccctcgtaccgaaaaaaaaaaaaaaaaaaaaaaatttttttttaaagtgaggcaAAGAAGTAGGAG contains the following coding sequences:
- the ESRP2 gene encoding epithelial splicing regulatory protein 2 isoform X4, encoding MTPPPPQPPPSGPNPAADSAADPRPGPGPLVVLFGATAGALGQDLGSDETDLILLVWQVVEPRSRQVGTLHKSLVRAEAAALSPQCREASGLSADSLARAEPLDKVLQQNLALPDTFFSFYDLRREFHVQHPSTHPARDLTVATMAQDLGLETDATEDDFGVWEVKTMVAVILHLLDGPSGQLFSKPEVVKQKYETGPCSKADVVDSETVVRARGLPWQSSDQDVARFFTGLNIARGGVALCLNAQGRRNGEALIRFVDSEQRDLALQRHKHHMGVRYIEVYKATGEEFVKIAGGTSLEVARFLSREDQVILRLRGLPFSAGPADVLGFLGPECPVTGGADGLLFVRHPDGRPTGDAFALFACEELAQAALRRHKGTLGKRYIELFRSTAAEVQQVLNRYASSPLLPTLTAPLLPIPFPLAAGTGRDCVRLRGLPYTATIEDILSFLGEAAADIRPHGVHMVLNQQGRPSGDAFIQMTSAERALAAAQRCHKKAMKERYVEVVPCSTEEMSHVLMGGTLGRSGMSPPPCKLPCLSPPTYATFQATPTLIPTETAALYPSSALLPAARVPAAPTPVAYYPGPATQLYMNYTAYYPSPPVSPTTVGYLTTPPAALASAPTSVLSQPGALVRMQGVPYTAGMKDLLSIFQAYQLAPDDYTSLMPVGDPPRTVLQAPKEWVCL